A section of the Rhizobium sp. BG4 genome encodes:
- a CDS encoding Lrp/AsnC ligand binding domain-containing protein: MKPIFVQLQCAPGKTYEVADAIYQTERVSELYSTSGDYDLLLKVYIEEGQDIGKFINDNIANIPGIVRSLTTLTFKAF, encoded by the coding sequence ATGAAGCCCATTTTCGTCCAGCTCCAGTGCGCCCCCGGCAAGACCTACGAAGTCGCCGACGCCATCTACCAGACGGAACGTGTTTCTGAGCTCTATTCGACCAGCGGCGATTACGATCTGCTGCTGAAGGTCTATATCGAAGAAGGCCAGGATATCGGCAAGTTCATCAACGACAACATCGCCAATATCCCGGGCATCGTCCGTTCGCTGACGACACTGACTTTCAAGGCTTTCTGA
- a CDS encoding glycosyltransferase family 4 protein codes for MRSLYRAFRSHVLQRLIPKSRVAFDPARPVEVAGYLSMMAGVGESARLCADALVSAGRTISLRDVSTHAGEGSSVEWTAAAQSSAKPGTRIWHLNPPMLPRAVLSTGLGEFARAYNIGYWAWELEVVPAEWRNGARYVNAVFVPSEFTRKAIAPLTSAPVIVVPHPVTEKPAADGMRAKFGIEDDAFLVSFIFSAGSSINRKNPQAVIDAFKIFQARCPKAFLLMKGSGDPAKDAGLAALYRSAEGNSRIRIVTDKLASSEINGLIRDSDAYISLHRSEGFGLTVAEAIIHNTPVVSTGWSGTVDFCDPNNTWNVAPSLISVVDTHPEFAALDGAVWADPSPEIAAGYLAEIHADPEAAKAKAARAKRFLIAYLEANTYEKALQTLASADR; via the coding sequence ATCCGATCGCTTTACCGTGCCTTTCGCTCCCATGTTCTGCAGCGGCTGATCCCGAAATCGCGTGTTGCGTTCGATCCGGCGCGTCCGGTCGAAGTCGCCGGTTATCTCTCGATGATGGCAGGTGTGGGCGAATCGGCGCGGCTCTGTGCCGACGCCCTCGTCTCGGCGGGACGGACGATTTCGCTGCGCGATGTCAGCACGCATGCTGGCGAGGGATCGTCGGTCGAGTGGACGGCGGCTGCGCAGTCTTCGGCGAAGCCCGGCACCCGCATCTGGCACCTCAATCCGCCGATGCTGCCGCGCGCCGTGCTCAGCACCGGTCTCGGCGAATTCGCGCGTGCTTACAATATCGGCTATTGGGCCTGGGAGTTGGAAGTCGTTCCCGCCGAATGGCGCAATGGTGCGCGCTATGTGAATGCCGTCTTCGTACCCTCCGAATTCACCCGCAAGGCGATCGCGCCGTTGACGTCGGCGCCCGTTATCGTCGTGCCGCATCCGGTGACAGAGAAGCCCGCTGCCGACGGCATGCGCGCAAAGTTCGGGATCGAGGACGATGCCTTCCTCGTCAGCTTCATCTTCAGCGCGGGATCGTCTATCAACCGGAAGAACCCGCAGGCGGTGATTGACGCCTTCAAGATTTTCCAGGCGCGCTGCCCGAAGGCATTCCTGCTGATGAAGGGCAGTGGCGATCCGGCGAAGGATGCCGGATTGGCCGCGCTTTATCGCTCCGCCGAGGGCAATAGCCGGATTCGGATCGTCACCGACAAGCTGGCAAGCAGCGAGATCAACGGACTGATCCGCGATTCCGACGCCTACATCTCGCTGCACCGCTCGGAAGGCTTCGGTCTCACCGTTGCCGAGGCGATCATCCACAATACGCCTGTCGTGAGCACGGGCTGGTCGGGCACGGTGGATTTCTGCGATCCGAACAACACCTGGAACGTCGCGCCGTCGCTGATCTCCGTCGTCGATACGCATCCGGAATTTGCGGCACTTGACGGTGCGGTCTGGGCCGATCCATCGCCTGAAATCGCCGCCGGATATCTGGCAGAAATCCATGCCGATCCGGAAGCCGCCAAGGCGAAAGCGGCGCGGGCGAAGCGTTTCCTGATCGCCTATCTCGAGGCCAATACCTACGAGAAAGCGCTGCAAACACTGGCGAGCGCTGACCGTTAA
- a CDS encoding LysR family transcriptional regulator produces the protein MLASRRFLPSISLLAAFEAVARTGSVTAAARELDLTQSAVSRQIKALEEQLGVELFLRERQTVRLTLAGDSYAREIREALRRISSASLNLRANPHGGTLNLAILPTFGTRWLAPRLGGFLRKNPGVTINLVTRLSSFDFRLDAIDAAIHFGHPHWPGAELTFLMSEKTVPACSPQFLREHAISKPEDLLDLPLLHLTTRPDAWEIWFAENGVAFQSLHGMLFDQFATAAQAAVAGLGVALLPTFLIQDELKRGDLVAAIDREIESRDCYYLAYPSERADYAPLAAFREWIEAEAKS, from the coding sequence ATGCTCGCATCACGCCGTTTTCTGCCATCGATCTCCCTGCTTGCCGCCTTCGAAGCGGTGGCACGCACCGGCAGCGTCACCGCCGCAGCTCGCGAGCTGGACCTCACCCAGAGCGCCGTCAGCCGGCAGATCAAGGCGCTCGAAGAACAGCTCGGCGTCGAACTGTTCCTGCGCGAACGCCAGACCGTCAGGCTGACCTTGGCAGGAGACAGCTACGCGCGAGAAATCCGGGAAGCGTTGCGCCGCATTTCCAGCGCCTCTTTGAACCTCCGGGCCAACCCGCATGGCGGCACGCTCAATCTGGCGATCCTGCCGACCTTCGGCACGCGCTGGCTGGCGCCGCGGTTGGGAGGCTTCCTGCGCAAAAATCCGGGCGTCACGATCAATCTCGTTACCCGGCTCTCCTCCTTCGATTTCCGCCTCGATGCCATCGATGCCGCGATCCATTTCGGTCACCCGCACTGGCCGGGTGCCGAGCTGACCTTTCTGATGTCGGAGAAGACGGTTCCGGCCTGCAGCCCGCAGTTCCTGAGGGAGCATGCGATCAGCAAGCCGGAGGACCTGCTGGACCTGCCGCTACTGCATCTGACGACGCGGCCGGACGCCTGGGAGATCTGGTTTGCCGAAAACGGCGTCGCCTTCCAGAGCCTTCACGGCATGCTGTTCGACCAGTTCGCCACCGCAGCACAGGCTGCCGTCGCCGGCCTCGGCGTCGCCTTGCTGCCGACCTTCCTGATCCAGGACGAACTGAAGCGCGGAGATCTCGTCGCCGCGATCGACCGGGAGATCGAAAGCCGCGACTGCTACTATCTCGCCTACCCCTCCGAACGCGCCGATTACGCCCCGCTTGCCGCCTTTCGCGAGTGGATAGAGGCAGAAGCCAAGTCTTGA
- a CDS encoding polysaccharide biosynthesis C-terminal domain-containing protein produces MSNGIIANSVMNAAAGMLLLATGFASSIITARLLGPEANGIVAFSLWLVVTGASIAELGSSITLLKTLPQLSAQGYDSRRRMGFASILVTFMVFSTVVLLGLYAIFFLSSEEMHWAETAPSVALVTGALFFIQAIGSFVKFYLIGEKRLGDFFKLTVGVSILQLGGVAIGAVLHGVEGVLIGYALGQLVFFVATMPILFAKRDKCGIAFGALASSSVIISTQFLIDSVFINRLELLFLQQFWSVEMVGYYAIGLSVANIALQLPIQMTGSLLPYYSEQRHSSKDATLPVEVFAAVTRSMAYIILPMSFGLAAISGVLVVSVFGEAFRPSGPVVMLLALAAPAYTFMQILSLYLLSMDRVRDRLKTSVIGGLVMVGGCLLLVPSFAAEGAALVRIGVFVVMCVIMIKQTGFGSQLSTLYVSLAKVTAAAVLCALAALAVLEVFHNPVGLVLAIIAGGIAYLLALKFLKVIPRQDALVIRSILGKVPWALRGPALKAAQFIAPLPPEKDGEASDAAVQEPAEGAGRSAAFPVAFDGTIGLFMPENPAVTKRSSAVLFVSPWGFEEMCSRKFYRVAAEHLSDIGVPSLRFDYLGTGDALDFGSEPATLASWEKSIRAAAEELKSLSGCDQIILAAQGIGAALVQRIGATIPGVSGVALLAPVLSGRGYLRELNMWAKIIHADLGLSKEHAPADQVTIAGLFMPEAIAAEIRKLNLSTPESIAAAKYVLFEHPSRAGDSAFAEALRALGASVDEKVFEGYEELATNPLFAKTPMAVVAELARWIEANTVPDATAANSVVPAENQILRGDGFEEIPVRFGDHHHLVGVLSRPIGESQGNSVMFLTTAYDRHAGWGRTIVDMARDLARQGVTSLRFDSANVGDSVPRPDAPDQILYSATQIEDAVSALDLLEAHVPGPVMVAGRCSGGYVAFRAGIADERLKAVVSINPFVYYWDPAVQVAKEHVVSVPRSVDDYSQRLMNIETLKRLFRGQVDVKAAFQNFFIAVGRRVSYRFAPLIELLPHKGHVAREVKHAFASFGKRNVPLTLIYSEADVGLDHMYFHFGPGGRKLQRYPNVRLVMLQDADHNLTPLESRRIVLEEIAKLAKA; encoded by the coding sequence ATGTCGAACGGGATCATAGCAAACTCGGTGATGAACGCTGCGGCCGGCATGCTGCTGCTTGCCACCGGCTTCGCCTCGTCGATCATCACCGCGCGCCTGCTCGGCCCCGAGGCGAACGGCATCGTCGCCTTCTCGCTGTGGCTCGTCGTCACCGGCGCTTCGATTGCCGAACTTGGCTCCAGCATCACGCTGCTGAAAACCCTGCCGCAGCTCAGCGCTCAGGGTTATGACAGCAGGAGGCGCATGGGCTTTGCGTCGATCCTCGTCACCTTCATGGTATTCTCGACGGTGGTGCTGCTCGGGCTCTACGCGATCTTCTTCCTGTCGTCGGAGGAGATGCATTGGGCCGAAACCGCGCCGTCAGTGGCACTCGTTACCGGCGCGCTGTTCTTCATTCAGGCGATCGGCTCCTTCGTCAAATTCTACCTGATCGGCGAAAAGCGGCTCGGAGACTTCTTCAAGCTGACGGTTGGCGTGTCGATCCTGCAGCTCGGCGGTGTTGCCATTGGTGCCGTCCTGCATGGCGTCGAGGGGGTGCTGATCGGTTATGCGCTCGGCCAGCTGGTGTTCTTCGTCGCGACCATGCCGATCCTCTTCGCCAAGCGGGACAAATGCGGTATCGCCTTCGGTGCGCTGGCCTCGTCCTCGGTGATCATCTCGACGCAGTTCCTGATCGATTCCGTCTTCATCAATCGCCTCGAACTGCTGTTCCTGCAGCAGTTCTGGTCGGTGGAGATGGTCGGCTATTATGCGATCGGCCTGTCGGTCGCCAATATCGCCCTGCAGCTGCCGATCCAGATGACCGGGAGCTTGTTGCCCTATTATTCCGAGCAGCGCCACAGCAGCAAGGATGCCACGCTTCCCGTCGAAGTCTTCGCCGCCGTCACTCGCAGCATGGCCTATATCATCCTGCCGATGAGCTTCGGGCTTGCCGCCATCTCGGGCGTGCTCGTCGTCAGTGTCTTCGGTGAGGCCTTCCGCCCGAGTGGTCCCGTCGTCATGCTGCTGGCGCTCGCCGCACCCGCCTACACCTTCATGCAGATCCTCAGCCTCTACCTCCTGTCGATGGACCGGGTGCGCGATCGCCTGAAGACCAGTGTGATTGGTGGCCTTGTGATGGTAGGCGGTTGTTTACTCCTGGTGCCTAGTTTTGCGGCGGAAGGTGCGGCACTCGTTCGCATCGGCGTTTTTGTCGTGATGTGCGTGATCATGATCAAACAGACCGGATTTGGCAGTCAGCTGTCGACCCTCTATGTCAGCCTCGCGAAGGTGACGGCTGCCGCAGTCCTCTGCGCACTGGCAGCGCTTGCCGTGCTTGAGGTCTTCCATAATCCAGTTGGGCTCGTCCTCGCGATAATCGCCGGTGGCATTGCCTATCTGCTGGCGCTGAAATTCCTCAAGGTCATTCCGCGGCAGGATGCGCTGGTCATCCGCTCGATCCTCGGCAAGGTTCCCTGGGCATTGCGTGGCCCCGCGCTGAAGGCCGCACAGTTCATCGCGCCGCTGCCACCTGAAAAGGACGGCGAAGCTTCTGACGCAGCGGTTCAGGAGCCCGCGGAAGGTGCCGGCCGCAGCGCTGCATTTCCGGTTGCCTTCGACGGAACGATCGGGCTTTTCATGCCTGAGAATCCTGCCGTCACCAAGCGTTCTTCGGCGGTGCTCTTCGTCAGCCCCTGGGGCTTCGAGGAAATGTGCAGCCGCAAGTTTTATCGCGTGGCCGCCGAGCATCTTTCGGATATCGGCGTTCCCAGCCTGCGTTTCGACTATCTCGGCACCGGCGATGCGCTCGATTTCGGCAGCGAGCCGGCGACGCTGGCAAGCTGGGAGAAATCGATCCGTGCAGCCGCCGAAGAGCTGAAGTCGCTCAGCGGCTGCGACCAGATCATTCTGGCAGCTCAGGGCATCGGCGCAGCACTCGTGCAGCGCATCGGCGCGACGATACCCGGTGTCAGTGGCGTCGCGCTTCTGGCTCCCGTATTGAGCGGCCGCGGGTATCTCCGCGAACTCAACATGTGGGCGAAGATCATTCACGCCGATCTCGGCCTCAGCAAGGAACATGCGCCTGCCGACCAGGTGACGATCGCCGGTCTATTCATGCCGGAAGCGATCGCCGCCGAAATCCGCAAGCTCAATCTGAGCACTCCGGAAAGCATTGCTGCTGCCAAGTATGTTCTCTTCGAACATCCGTCGCGCGCCGGCGATTCCGCCTTTGCCGAAGCCTTGCGGGCCCTTGGCGCCAGCGTCGATGAGAAGGTGTTCGAAGGCTACGAGGAACTGGCGACCAATCCGCTGTTTGCCAAGACGCCGATGGCCGTCGTCGCGGAGCTTGCCCGCTGGATCGAAGCGAACACCGTTCCCGATGCCACTGCAGCCAACTCGGTCGTTCCAGCCGAAAACCAGATCCTGCGCGGTGACGGTTTCGAGGAGATACCGGTTCGCTTTGGTGATCATCATCATCTCGTCGGCGTTCTCAGCCGCCCGATCGGTGAGTCCCAGGGCAATTCGGTGATGTTCCTGACCACCGCCTATGACCGTCATGCCGGCTGGGGCCGGACGATCGTCGATATGGCGCGTGATCTCGCCCGCCAGGGTGTCACGTCGCTGCGCTTCGATTCAGCCAATGTCGGCGACAGCGTTCCGCGCCCGGATGCGCCCGATCAGATTCTCTATTCAGCCACCCAGATCGAAGACGCCGTCTCGGCGCTCGATCTTCTGGAGGCGCATGTGCCGGGGCCGGTCATGGTCGCCGGGCGCTGCAGCGGCGGCTATGTCGCTTTCCGCGCCGGGATTGCCGACGAGCGCCTGAAGGCCGTCGTCTCGATCAATCCCTTCGTCTATTACTGGGATCCGGCGGTCCAGGTTGCCAAGGAGCACGTCGTTTCGGTGCCGCGCAGCGTCGATGACTACAGCCAGCGCCTGATGAATATCGAAACGCTGAAACGGCTGTTCCGCGGCCAGGTCGACGTGAAGGCCGCGTTCCAGAATTTCTTCATCGCCGTCGGCCGCCGCGTCTCCTACCGCTTCGCGCCGCTGATCGAGCTTCTGCCGCACAAGGGTCATGTCGCCCGCGAGGTGAAGCATGCCTTTGCCTCCTTCGGTAAGCGTAATGTGCCGCTGACGCTGATCTACAGCGAAGCCGATGTCGGCCTCGATCACATGTATTTCCACTTCGGCCCGGGTGGCCGCAAGCTGCAGCGCTATCCGAATGTGCGCCTCGTCATGCTTCAGGACGCCGACCATAACCTGACGCCGCTGGAATCGCGCCGGATCGTTCTGGAAGAGATCGCCAAGCTGGCGAAGGCTTAA
- a CDS encoding FAD-binding oxidoreductase encodes MLNDPRSHGLWEKTAPQPPVTVPLQGAVEADVVIVGGGYTGISSGLHLAEARTKVVLLEAKEIGFGGAGRNVGLINAGMWVMPDDLPGVLGEVYGERLLDMLGNAPRLVMELIDKHGIACELEKNGTLHCAVGAEGLKEIEDRAEQWGRRGAPVTLLDAAETARRIGSDAYAGALLDMRAGTLQPLAYARGLAHAAVKAGVSLHTASPVTVTERKGAKWVVKTERGSVTADWIIVATDAYSTGPWEQVRTEQVHLPYFNLATTPLSDNLRKSILPGREGVWDTKEILSSFRMDQAGRLVFGSVGALRNTGISVHKNWAKRSLRKLFPQIGEVEFECEWYGKIGMTDNALPRFHKFAENVVGFSGYNGRGIAPGTVFGRTLAQHILGQISEAELPLPLTDPREPGFRAIKEMWYEAGAQVAHFADARF; translated from the coding sequence ATGTTGAATGATCCGCGCTCGCACGGGCTCTGGGAAAAGACCGCTCCGCAACCGCCTGTCACCGTGCCGCTTCAGGGCGCAGTCGAGGCCGATGTGGTGATCGTCGGCGGCGGCTATACCGGCATCTCTTCCGGCCTGCATCTGGCGGAAGCCCGGACGAAGGTCGTTCTGCTCGAAGCCAAGGAGATCGGCTTCGGCGGCGCCGGCCGCAATGTCGGCCTGATCAATGCCGGCATGTGGGTGATGCCCGACGATCTTCCCGGCGTTCTCGGCGAGGTCTATGGCGAGCGGCTGCTCGATATGCTCGGCAATGCGCCGCGTCTGGTCATGGAGCTGATCGACAAGCATGGGATCGCCTGCGAGCTCGAAAAGAACGGCACGCTGCATTGCGCCGTCGGCGCCGAGGGCCTCAAGGAGATCGAGGACCGGGCGGAGCAATGGGGCAGGCGCGGTGCGCCGGTAACCTTGCTCGACGCGGCGGAAACCGCCCGCCGGATCGGCAGCGACGCCTATGCGGGCGCGCTGCTCGACATGCGCGCCGGCACGCTGCAGCCGCTCGCTTATGCGCGCGGGCTGGCGCATGCTGCCGTCAAGGCCGGCGTCTCGCTGCACACGGCAAGTCCGGTGACCGTCACCGAGCGCAAGGGCGCCAAATGGGTGGTGAAGACGGAAAGGGGGTCTGTTACCGCCGACTGGATCATCGTCGCCACCGACGCTTACAGCACCGGCCCCTGGGAGCAGGTGCGCACCGAGCAGGTCCATCTTCCCTATTTCAATCTCGCCACCACGCCGCTCAGCGACAATCTGCGCAAGTCGATCCTGCCCGGCCGCGAAGGCGTCTGGGATACCAAGGAGATCCTGTCGTCCTTCCGCATGGATCAGGCCGGCCGCCTCGTCTTCGGCAGCGTCGGGGCATTGCGTAATACCGGTATTTCCGTCCACAAGAACTGGGCGAAGCGCTCGCTGCGGAAACTCTTCCCGCAGATCGGCGAGGTCGAGTTCGAATGCGAGTGGTACGGTAAGATCGGCATGACCGACAATGCTCTGCCGCGCTTCCACAAGTTTGCCGAAAACGTCGTCGGTTTTTCGGGCTATAATGGCCGCGGCATTGCGCCGGGCACGGTCTTCGGGCGTACGCTGGCGCAGCATATTCTCGGCCAGATCAGCGAAGCCGAGCTGCCGCTGCCGCTGACCGACCCTCGCGAGCCGGGGTTCCGGGCAATCAAGGAAATGTGGTACGAAGCCGGCGCCCAAGTTGCCCACTTCGCCGATGCACGTTTTTAA
- a CDS encoding Ldh family oxidoreductase, with the protein MHLTLAAAETLVLDALKRNGVEEGNALSVSRALVAAEAAGQSGHGLRRAVAYALQAKSGKVDGVAKPILYQPYPSVIQIDACHGYAYPALDLAVPALTEMARSQGIAMAAIRRSHHAGVLALTVERFAEAGLVAIMVANATAAMAAWGGRKPLFGTNPIAFAAPVTGQDPVVIDLALSRVARGKIMAARQKGVPIPADWAFDRDGQPTTDAVAALDGTMVPSGEAKGAALAMMVEILAAPLTGANFSYESTSLFDDKGAAPGLGQMIIVINPEAGGGAFAAARLTELANEISSDPGVRLPGRRGLTARRAAIENGIDVEDDVVDAILAV; encoded by the coding sequence ATGCATCTGACGCTCGCCGCCGCCGAAACGCTCGTTCTCGACGCGTTGAAACGCAACGGCGTCGAGGAGGGGAATGCGCTCTCGGTATCTCGTGCGCTCGTCGCCGCAGAAGCTGCCGGGCAGAGCGGGCACGGGCTTCGCCGCGCCGTGGCCTATGCCCTTCAGGCGAAATCCGGGAAGGTCGATGGCGTCGCCAAGCCGATCCTCTATCAGCCCTATCCTTCCGTGATCCAGATCGATGCCTGCCATGGATATGCCTATCCGGCGCTTGATCTCGCCGTTCCTGCCCTGACCGAAATGGCCCGGTCGCAGGGTATCGCCATGGCAGCGATCCGCCGCTCGCACCATGCCGGCGTTCTGGCGCTGACGGTCGAGCGTTTCGCCGAGGCTGGCCTCGTTGCGATCATGGTTGCCAATGCCACCGCGGCAATGGCGGCCTGGGGCGGGCGCAAGCCGCTGTTCGGCACCAACCCGATTGCCTTTGCTGCGCCCGTAACGGGACAGGACCCTGTGGTTATCGACCTCGCACTTTCGCGCGTGGCGCGCGGCAAGATCATGGCGGCGCGGCAGAAGGGCGTGCCGATCCCTGCCGACTGGGCCTTCGACCGCGATGGCCAGCCGACGACGGATGCGGTTGCGGCACTCGATGGCACGATGGTGCCTTCGGGCGAGGCTAAGGGTGCTGCCCTTGCGATGATGGTCGAGATCCTGGCTGCGCCGCTGACGGGCGCCAACTTCTCCTATGAATCGACTTCGCTGTTCGACGATAAGGGTGCTGCTCCCGGCCTCGGGCAGATGATCATCGTCATCAATCCGGAAGCGGGCGGCGGCGCGTTTGCGGCGGCCCGGCTGACCGAGCTTGCCAATGAAATTTCCTCGGATCCAGGGGTGCGGTTGCCCGGCAGGCGCGGGCTGACGGCGCGGCGCGCCGCGATCGAAAACGGCATCGATGTCGAGGATGATGTCGTCGATGCGATCCTCGCGGTATAG
- a CDS encoding aldehyde dehydrogenase family protein, protein MTIASLDLAAETKKLLSELGVDAARYTGGTLRVTSPVTGKEIGALKEDTVADAKKAIDAAHKAFAEWRAVPAPKRGELVRLLGEELRAAKGALGRLVSIEVGKITSEGLGEVQEMIDICDFAVGLSRQLYGLTIATERSEHRMMESWHPLGVVGIISAFNFPVAVWSWNAALALVCGNATVWKPSEKTPLTALATQALFERALKRFVAEGGKAPANLSTLLIGGRDVGEVLVDHPKVPLVSATGSTAMGRAVGPRLSQRFARAILELGGNNAAIICPTADLDLTLRGVAFSAMGTAGQRCTTLRRLFVHDSVYDKLVPRLQKAYGSVTIGNPLESGTLVGPLIDKAAFDKMQAALSEAKSEGGKVTGGERVENGAGEAFYVRPALVEMPSQTGPVVDETFAPILYVMKYSDFDDVLELHNAVPQGLSSSIFTNDMREAETFVSARGSDCGIANVNLGPSGAEIGGAFGGEKETGGGRESGSDAWRAYMRRATNTINYGKTLPLAQGVKFDVE, encoded by the coding sequence ATGACCATCGCTAGCCTCGATCTCGCAGCCGAAACGAAGAAGCTGCTTTCCGAACTCGGCGTCGATGCCGCCCGCTATACCGGCGGCACGCTGCGCGTCACCTCGCCCGTCACTGGCAAGGAAATCGGTGCACTGAAGGAAGATACCGTTGCCGACGCCAAGAAGGCGATCGATGCAGCACATAAGGCCTTTGCCGAATGGCGTGCCGTTCCGGCGCCGAAGCGCGGCGAGCTCGTCCGCCTGCTCGGAGAAGAGCTGCGCGCCGCCAAGGGCGCGCTGGGCCGTCTCGTCTCGATCGAAGTCGGCAAGATCACGTCCGAAGGCCTCGGCGAAGTTCAGGAAATGATCGACATCTGCGATTTCGCCGTCGGTCTTTCCCGTCAGCTTTACGGCCTGACGATCGCCACCGAGCGTTCCGAGCACCGCATGATGGAAAGCTGGCATCCGCTCGGCGTCGTCGGCATCATCTCGGCCTTCAACTTCCCGGTCGCCGTCTGGTCGTGGAATGCAGCGCTGGCGCTGGTCTGCGGCAATGCAACGGTCTGGAAGCCGTCCGAAAAGACGCCGTTGACGGCGCTTGCGACGCAAGCGCTGTTCGAGCGGGCGCTGAAGCGCTTCGTCGCCGAAGGCGGCAAGGCGCCGGCAAATCTCTCGACGCTGCTGATCGGCGGCCGCGATGTCGGTGAAGTCCTCGTCGACCATCCCAAGGTGCCGCTGGTTTCGGCAACCGGCTCGACCGCCATGGGCCGCGCCGTCGGTCCGCGCCTGTCGCAGCGGTTCGCCCGCGCCATCCTCGAACTCGGCGGTAACAATGCCGCGATCATCTGCCCGACGGCCGATCTCGACCTGACGCTGCGCGGCGTTGCCTTTTCCGCCATGGGCACGGCCGGTCAGCGCTGCACGACGCTGCGCCGCCTCTTCGTGCATGACAGCGTCTACGACAAGCTCGTTCCGCGTCTGCAGAAGGCTTACGGCTCGGTCACCATCGGCAATCCGCTGGAAAGCGGCACGCTTGTCGGCCCGCTGATCGACAAGGCGGCCTTCGACAAGATGCAGGCGGCCCTTTCCGAAGCCAAGTCGGAGGGCGGCAAGGTCACCGGTGGCGAGCGCGTCGAGAACGGCGCCGGCGAAGCCTTCTACGTTCGCCCGGCTCTGGTTGAGATGCCGTCGCAGACGGGTCCCGTTGTCGACGAGACCTTCGCGCCGATCCTCTACGTCATGAAGTACAGCGATTTCGACGATGTACTTGAGCTGCACAATGCCGTGCCGCAGGGCCTCTCCTCGTCGATCTTCACCAACGACATGCGCGAAGCGGAAACCTTCGTCTCCGCCCGCGGTTCGGATTGCGGCATCGCCAACGTCAATCTCGGCCCATCCGGTGCCGAAATCGGCGGTGCTTTCGGTGGAGAGAAGGAAACCGGCGGCGGCCGTGAATCCGGTTCGGATGCGTGGAGGGCCTATATGCGCCGCGCGACCAACACCATCAATTACGGCAAGACGCTGCCGCTCGCACAGGGCGTCAAGTTCGACGTCGAATAA
- a CDS encoding glycosyltransferase family 4 protein, whose protein sequence is MTTNAQRTNAPLIVHVVRQFLPNRGGLEDVVANLARETARRSFRVRVVTLDTLFTARDRKLPPRETIDGIEVVRIPWSGSTRYPIAPQVFRHLGDADLVHVHAIDFFFDALAIGRILHRKPMVVTTHGGFFHTQKYAALKKVWFQTLTRLSAMNYRRVIGCSTSDIAQFSQIAPNTVLIENGVDIGKFADSASRTPLRRIVTIGRFSVNKRLDHLLDAMRVLTGRDTSWHLDIVGSESDLKAGDLRAEITARNLDQSVGLHVGIDNEAIRALVSGASLFASASEYEGFGLVALEAMSAGLYPVLNGNAAYRALAERQAPVTITDFSDAGTAADAIGAAFDAISANPTAMREALIAAARPYSWDHVAGLYIELYRSLGIPAFKASA, encoded by the coding sequence ATGACCACGAATGCGCAGAGGACAAACGCGCCGCTGATCGTCCATGTCGTGCGCCAGTTCCTGCCGAACCGCGGCGGCCTCGAAGACGTCGTCGCCAATCTGGCGCGTGAAACCGCAAGACGCAGCTTCCGCGTCCGCGTCGTAACGCTCGATACGCTCTTTACCGCCCGCGACCGCAAGCTGCCGCCGCGCGAAACCATCGACGGTATCGAGGTCGTCCGCATTCCCTGGTCCGGCAGCACGCGCTACCCGATCGCCCCACAGGTCTTCCGCCATCTCGGCGATGCCGATCTCGTGCATGTTCACGCCATCGACTTCTTCTTCGATGCGCTGGCGATCGGCCGGATCCTGCATCGAAAGCCGATGGTGGTGACCACCCATGGCGGCTTCTTCCATACGCAGAAATACGCCGCACTGAAGAAGGTCTGGTTCCAGACGCTGACGCGGCTGTCGGCGATGAATTACCGCCGTGTCATCGGCTGCAGCACCTCGGATATCGCCCAGTTCTCGCAGATCGCCCCGAATACGGTGCTGATCGAGAACGGCGTCGATATCGGCAAGTTCGCCGATAGCGCATCGCGCACCCCGCTTCGCCGGATCGTCACCATCGGCCGCTTCTCGGTAAACAAGCGTCTGGATCATCTCCTCGACGCCATGCGGGTGCTGACGGGCCGCGACACGTCCTGGCATCTCGATATCGTCGGCTCGGAATCCGATCTCAAGGCCGGCGATCTGCGCGCCGAAATCACCGCGCGCAATCTCGACCAATCGGTCGGCCTGCATGTCGGCATCGACAACGAGGCCATCCGGGCACTGGTCTCGGGTGCCTCGCTCTTCGCCTCCGCCTCGGAATACGAAGGCTTCGGCCTCGTCGCACTAGAGGCCATGAGCGCCGGGCTCTATCCCGTTCTAAACGGCAATGCAGCCTACCGCGCCCTCGCGGAGCGTCAGGCACCGGTGACGATCACGGATTTCAGCGACGCCGGGACAGCAGCCGATGCGATCGGCGCGGCATTCGATGCGATCTCTGCAAACCCGACGGCCATGCGTGAAGCGTTGATAGCGGCAGCCCGCCCCTATTCCTGGGATCATGTCGCCGGGCTCTATATCGAGCTCTACCGGTCGCTCGGCATCCCGGCTTTCAAAGCCAGCGCTTAA